In Pseudoliparis swirei isolate HS2019 ecotype Mariana Trench chromosome 9, NWPU_hadal_v1, whole genome shotgun sequence, a genomic segment contains:
- the nppal gene encoding natriuretic peptide A-like, which yields MKARALVCCSALMLLLRAGGARTPPDLQSLEQLLEEEIHPAPYSSSEEKKDGLTDKSWFGAPEDQDQDPSDPSNSVLEAKENLLARLFKDLQRTSKRSWSRNKKGGLRSCFGVRLERIGSFSGLGC from the exons ATGAAGGCGCGTGCTCTGGTCTGCTGCTCCgctctgatgctgctgctgcgcgCCGGAGGAGCCAGGACCCCCCCAGACCTGCAG AGCCTGGAGCAGCTTCTGGAAGAGGAGATCCACCCCGCGCCATACTCCTcctcagaggagaagaaggatggACTCACAGACAAGTCATGGTTCGGGGctccagaggaccaggaccaggacccctCCGACCCCAGCAACTCGGTCCTGGAGGCTAAAGAAAACCTCCTCGCGCGGCTCTTCAAAGACCTCCAGAGGACCTCCAAGCGCTCGTGGAGCCGGAACAAGAAGGGCGGCCTGAGGAGCTGCTTCGGGGTCCGGCTCGAGAGGATCGGGTCCTTCAGCGGGCTCGGGTGctga
- the nppb gene encoding natriuretic peptides B, which translates to MRPRAPLWGLLLLLQLCSSHPVSTGLTDSDLDLFKVLLHILEESVPDVDRGVSVDRGVSVDRALGPEEEASIRALLGARDLKGLRSDSSRKSSSCFGRRMDRIGSSSSLGCTPVGRYYPKTS; encoded by the exons ATGCGGCCCCGCGCCCCCCTGTGGGGCCTCCTGCTTTTGCTGCAGCTGTGCAGCTCACACCCCGTCAGCACCGGGCTCACGGACTCCGACCTGGACCTCTTCAAG gttcTCCTTCACATACTAGAGGAGTCCGTCCCGGATGTGGACCGGGGGGTCTCAGTGGACCGGGGGGTCTCAGTGGACCGGGCTCTGGgcccggaggaggaggcctccatcagGGCGCTGCTCGGGGCCCGTGACCTGAAGGGCCTCCGGTCCGACTCCAGCAGGAAGTCCTCCAGCTGCTTCGGGCGCCGCATGGACCGCATCGGCTCCTCCAGCTCGCTGGGCTGCACCCCGGTGGGCCGATACT aTCCGAAGACGAGCTGA